The following DNA comes from Halobacillus litoralis.
TAGGAGTTAATCTATTCCAAAAAAGGAGGAGTCCTATTGTTTCAAAACCATCAAGGATATCAAACCATGTTACAAGATAACCACATTAGCTTCGGACTCACTATTCCATTAGAAAATTATGACAAGACTCCCCCTTCAATGACTGACCAAATTGAAATGGCGCAATTAGCTGAAACGATGGGCTTCCACTGTCTATGGCTTCAAGACGTATTACTGGAAGACCCGACTTTTGAAGATCCGGCCACTGGACAGATTTTCGACAGTCTTATCTACTTGACTTATTTAGCTTCACATACAAACTCCATAAACCTGGGAACAGCAGCCCTTGTGATGTCTTTACGTCACCCTTTGCGTACAGCTAAAGAAGTAGCAAGCATTGAAAAGCTCTTCCCAGAACGTATGATTTTCGGTATTTCTTCAGGCGACCGCAGGAAAGATTTTGAAGGTCTAAACATTCCGATCATGGAAAGAGGAGAGTGGTTCAAAGAGGCTTTTCATTTTTTTAATAAAGCTATATATGAAGAGTTTCCAGAACTGCAATCACCATATGGAGCGTTGAAAAAATCCAACGTGGTACCTAAACCGACGAAACGCATTCCTACACTAATGACCGGTTATTGTCAGCAGACATTAGATTGGATTGCTGAACATGGAGACGGATGGATGTTTTACCCCCAGCGGCCCGAGCAGCAGAAACAGAC
Coding sequences within:
- a CDS encoding TIGR03571 family LLM class oxidoreductase, producing MLQDNHISFGLTIPLENYDKTPPSMTDQIEMAQLAETMGFHCLWLQDVLLEDPTFEDPATGQIFDSLIYLTYLASHTNSINLGTAALVMSLRHPLRTAKEVASIEKLFPERMIFGISSGDRRKDFEGLNIPIMERGEWFKEAFHFFNKAIYEEFPELQSPYGALKKSNVVPKPTKRIPTLMTGYCQQTLDWIAEHGDGWMFYPQRPEQQKQTIEQYRKRVKHYHGDVFRPFLMPLPLELSDDPSHPAEKIPAGYRVGRENLINLIEEYRSIGVNHLMFGLSKNKRPISEVMQELGEDVLPLFRQSP